A single genomic interval of Lewinellaceae bacterium harbors:
- a CDS encoding beta-lactamase family protein: MQNNNIIKWLILVFVSLVLNNFLCSQIRAIDSIFTESARQHEFSGAVLIAKNEPVIYDKVFGYSDEENKIKTSDRSVFSIASVGKVFTATLTMKLVQQKLLSLKDPISNYIPQCQIPNAKLITIEQLLSHTSGLGNYMVHPVYQSLLAKPVTIGDIIPLIETQQLVFDTPGMRHEYSNSGYIILGKIIEAVTHKSYAEVLNQEILGPLGMRNTRISLDRNNLNGLAKGYWRREPGTKWASTLDLFPVPLSDGGLITNTRDLFVFIQALFNGEIIAEPYLTMMCEKHAEGELPGMGKMKYGYGLMISDFSNGTKSFGHNGGSPGYGAELRYYRMTDGSKYTVIILANHDHVIRPLFFAVQDMIVDLKI; encoded by the coding sequence ATGCAAAATAACAACATCATCAAATGGCTGATCCTGGTTTTCGTGAGTTTGGTTTTAAACAACTTTCTGTGCAGTCAAATAAGGGCGATTGATTCCATTTTTACGGAATCAGCAAGACAACATGAGTTTTCCGGTGCAGTCCTCATCGCCAAAAACGAACCTGTTATCTATGACAAGGTATTTGGTTATTCCGATGAAGAAAATAAGATCAAAACCAGCGACAGGTCGGTCTTTAGCATAGCCTCCGTTGGAAAGGTATTTACTGCAACATTAACCATGAAACTGGTACAGCAAAAACTGTTAAGTTTAAAAGATCCGATATCCAACTACATACCGCAATGTCAGATCCCCAATGCAAAACTAATTACCATTGAGCAATTGCTTTCACACACTTCCGGTCTTGGCAATTACATGGTTCACCCGGTCTATCAATCTCTGCTGGCCAAGCCGGTAACCATCGGTGATATCATCCCATTGATCGAAACGCAGCAGCTGGTATTTGATACGCCCGGTATGAGGCATGAATATTCCAACTCAGGCTATATTATCCTGGGTAAGATCATAGAGGCAGTAACCCATAAATCCTATGCAGAGGTTTTAAACCAGGAAATACTGGGGCCGTTGGGCATGCGGAACACCCGGATATCCCTGGACAGGAACAATTTGAATGGCCTCGCAAAAGGATATTGGCGACGTGAGCCAGGTACTAAATGGGCTTCGACGCTCGACTTGTTTCCAGTGCCTCTTTCGGATGGAGGACTGATAACAAATACCCGCGATTTGTTCGTATTTATACAAGCTCTGTTTAATGGTGAAATCATCGCTGAACCCTATCTGACGATGATGTGTGAAAAACACGCAGAAGGAGAACTTCCTGGAATGGGTAAAATGAAATACGGTTATGGCCTGATGATATCAGATTTTTCCAATGGCACAAAATCTTTTGGACACAACGGGGGTTCACCGGGCTATGGAGCAGAGCTCAGATATTACCGGATGACTGATGGTTCGAAGTATACCGTCATAATATTGGCCAATCACGACCATGTTATCCGGCCGCTGTTCTTTGCGGTTCAGGATATGATCGTAGACCTAAAAATTTAA
- a CDS encoding ferredoxin, with product MIVVTQNRKKCIGCNYCVELAHNYWRMSKKDGKSVLLNATEKRGMYSIRLEDEAFEANEAAAQACPVRIIQVKKIS from the coding sequence ATGATCGTGGTAACACAGAACCGCAAGAAATGCATCGGGTGTAATTATTGCGTGGAACTTGCTCACAATTATTGGCGAATGTCGAAAAAGGACGGAAAGAGTGTGTTGCTGAACGCCACGGAAAAACGTGGGATGTACAGTATCCGTCTGGAAGACGAAGCTTTTGAAGCCAATGAAGCTGCAGCGCAGGCATGCCCGGTCAGAATCATCCAGGTCAAGAAGATCAGTTAA
- a CDS encoding HAD family phosphatase: MNPEFGALFDMDGVLVDTNPTHKQTILNFAHLHGLYPDDQYLEEHVYGKINREWIPALFGSHLSMETIDRLAEEKEQLFRRVYVSQMVPLPGLVSFLELLRGYGISVALATSAPPENADFILDGLGVRHFFDAIVHSGHVTKGKPDPDVYLTAAARLGMPPSRCLVLEDSLAGIAAGLEAGCKVIGLTTTHDRNEMNHAHLVIDDFNQLDLETCMQLFQDNPR; this comes from the coding sequence ATGAATCCGGAATTCGGAGCCCTTTTTGATATGGACGGAGTGTTGGTGGACACCAATCCGACCCATAAGCAGACCATACTTAATTTTGCCCATTTACACGGTTTGTATCCGGATGACCAATACCTGGAAGAGCATGTCTATGGTAAAATTAACCGGGAATGGATCCCAGCGCTTTTTGGCAGTCATTTAAGCATGGAAACAATCGATCGTCTGGCGGAAGAGAAGGAACAATTGTTTCGTCGGGTTTATGTCAGTCAGATGGTGCCATTGCCTGGATTGGTGTCATTCCTGGAGTTGCTCAGGGGATACGGGATATCGGTTGCATTAGCTACCTCAGCGCCGCCTGAAAATGCTGACTTTATCCTTGACGGCCTTGGTGTCCGGCATTTCTTTGATGCCATTGTACATTCCGGTCATGTAACCAAGGGTAAACCCGACCCGGATGTCTATTTGACTGCTGCTGCCCGGTTGGGTATGCCTCCTTCAAGGTGTCTGGTCCTTGAGGATTCACTGGCAGGAATTGCTGCCGGCCTGGAAGCTGGTTGCAAAGTAATTGGTTTGACCACCACCCACGATCGTAATGAAATGAACCATGCCCATCTGGTGATCGATGATTTCAATCAACTGGATCTGGAGACGTGCATGCAATTGTTTCAGGACAATCCCCGATAG
- a CDS encoding glycosyltransferase family 2 protein, which produces MESSPVLSVIVPVYNEKDNIQPLGERLFPVLGTLNLSFEVLFVDDGSNDGTKETIWQMHQVFPAIGYLSLSRNFGHQTALLAGLQHARGSLVITMDGDLQHPPEVIPELINKARAGYDIVNTKRTDPAVTSWQKKYSSRLYYRLLRWLSDMPVPPAGADFRLMTRCTVDAFLSIEERDRFNRGLITWMGFRQAIVPFQAEARHSGQSKYSWGKMIGFGLKGLTSFSARPLSIAFYSGVIISGLGFAYGVYALAQYFRGETIPGWTSTQLTLLIIGGVILLNLGIMGEYLARVFLEVKRRPFYFIRDEITPQWTSDNQTSNDERKTKEKK; this is translated from the coding sequence ATGGAAAGCTCACCGGTACTCAGCGTCATCGTTCCCGTCTACAATGAAAAGGATAATATCCAGCCTTTAGGAGAGCGACTTTTTCCGGTACTCGGTACTCTGAACTTATCGTTCGAAGTCTTATTTGTCGATGACGGAAGCAATGACGGGACGAAAGAGACCATCTGGCAGATGCATCAGGTATTTCCGGCTATTGGCTACCTATCACTTTCCAGAAATTTTGGGCATCAAACCGCCTTGTTAGCTGGCCTGCAGCACGCACGCGGTTCACTCGTGATCACGATGGATGGTGATCTGCAACATCCTCCGGAGGTGATTCCCGAATTGATAAACAAAGCCAGGGCAGGTTACGACATCGTAAATACCAAACGTACCGATCCAGCCGTTACCAGCTGGCAAAAAAAATACAGTTCCAGGTTATACTACCGGCTCCTCCGATGGCTGAGTGACATGCCTGTTCCCCCGGCAGGCGCTGATTTCAGATTGATGACCCGCTGTACCGTGGATGCTTTCCTATCCATTGAGGAGCGCGACCGATTTAACCGGGGACTGATTACGTGGATGGGTTTCCGACAGGCGATCGTACCATTTCAGGCTGAAGCGAGACATTCGGGACAAAGCAAATACAGTTGGGGAAAGATGATTGGTTTCGGTCTCAAGGGGCTAACCTCATTTTCTGCCAGGCCCTTAAGCATTGCCTTCTACAGTGGTGTGATTATCTCAGGTCTGGGATTTGCCTACGGGGTTTACGCACTGGCTCAATATTTCCGGGGGGAAACGATACCCGGATGGACCTCAACACAACTTACCCTGCTCATCATAGGAGGTGTCATTCTGCTGAACCTGGGTATCATGGGAGAATACCTGGCAAGGGTATTTCTAGAGGTCAAACGCAGACCTTTTTATTTTATCCGGGATGAAATAACTCCCCAATGGACATCAGACAACCAAACATCGAATGACGAAAGGAAAACCAAAGAAAAAAAGTAA
- a CDS encoding FRG domain-containing protein: MYIHKITIKSWNDIIKLEPEAGGWIYRGHADASWNLETSLTRVIERNKLIYPNEGGWEDKLYAERSSLRTFKSRAHFYIDNLPESLDTLSWLALMQHHGTPTRLLDFTQSIYIAMYFALIDSTTDACIWAINDLWLIDEGIKLASKKGFQKNHLLRYSKLETIYNCANQIINENNFENLEQDYDDSIVLYIELKKQNPRLAIQQGVFLAPTAFRKSFMDNLNQMNFSKNETIRKIIIPIELRNNFLMQLKSMNITAESLFPGIDGFAKSLIHQDML; the protein is encoded by the coding sequence ATGTATATCCACAAAATAACAATAAAATCATGGAATGATATAATCAAATTGGAACCTGAAGCCGGCGGGTGGATATATCGGGGACATGCTGATGCTAGTTGGAATTTAGAAACCTCATTAACACGGGTAATTGAGAGAAATAAGTTAATATATCCAAATGAAGGAGGATGGGAAGATAAATTATATGCAGAAAGATCAAGCTTGAGGACTTTTAAGTCAAGAGCACATTTTTACATTGACAATCTTCCTGAATCACTTGATACATTGTCTTGGCTTGCATTGATGCAACATCATGGAACACCAACCAGACTCTTAGATTTTACTCAATCAATATATATTGCCATGTATTTTGCGTTAATTGACTCAACAACAGATGCATGTATTTGGGCAATAAATGATCTATGGCTAATTGATGAAGGCATTAAGTTAGCTTCAAAAAAAGGTTTTCAAAAAAACCATCTTTTGAGATATTCTAAACTAGAAACTATATACAATTGTGCCAATCAAATTATTAATGAGAATAATTTTGAAAACCTAGAACAAGATTATGACGATTCTATTGTCCTATACATAGAATTAAAAAAACAAAACCCAAGATTAGCAATACAACAAGGCGTTTTCTTAGCTCCTACTGCATTTAGAAAAAGCTTTATGGACAATCTTAATCAAATGAATTTTAGTAAAAACGAAACAATTAGAAAAATCATTATACCAATTGAATTAAGGAATAATTTCTTAATGCAGCTAAAGTCAATGAATATTACTGCAGAATCATTATTTCCAGGAATTGATGGCTTCGCTAAATCATTAATCCACCAAGACATGTTGTAA
- a CDS encoding Na+:solute symporter has product MKLTILDIAIILLYLLATIVIGIVLKKQAERSKNDYLLGGNRLPWYLLGLSNASGMFDISGTMWLVTLLFVYGLKSAWIPWLWPVFNQIFLMVFLSIWLRRSGVTTGAEWISTRFGNRNGARLSHGIVVVFAIIMGLGYLAYGFIGIGKFIEIFVPWEVVAPYIPFDISPDYVPHFYGIIFTCFAVFYSLLGGMMSIVWADVVQYSLMAISSIVIGVIAMNAVASHPLAVPDGWMTPFFGMHLDLDWTNILTEVNAKIASDGYSLFGIFFMMMVFKGVLVSLAGPAPNYDMQKILSTRSPREAALMSGSVSLILMPIRYFMIAGFGILAIIYYDQLDLLVGGTIDFEQILPSAIHEFVPVGFLGLLLAGLLAAFMSTFAGTLNATQAYIVNDIYLKFINPEAPNTKIKFINYFAGLIMVAVSILLGFYARDVNDILQWIVSGLYGSYVAANVLKWYWWRFNGHGFFYGMLGGLVPALSFRFIFPGVLDLYTFPLMLLIATAGCIIGTYLAPPVNEDTLKQFYKTVRPWGFWKPIREKVMAEDPTFIPNRDFRRDTFNVVIGTIWQTALVIFPIYLVLLQTVPIIITVAVAIICSVILKKTWFDKLPEAPATKTGTAQNPAL; this is encoded by the coding sequence ATGAAATTAACCATTCTGGATATTGCCATCATATTGCTCTATCTATTGGCTACGATTGTGATAGGAATAGTTCTGAAGAAACAAGCCGAAAGGAGCAAGAATGACTATTTACTGGGGGGCAACCGGTTACCCTGGTATCTCCTGGGATTGTCCAATGCCTCCGGCATGTTTGACATTTCCGGGACCATGTGGCTGGTGACCCTTCTTTTTGTCTATGGCCTCAAAAGCGCATGGATTCCCTGGTTATGGCCGGTATTCAACCAAATTTTCCTGATGGTTTTTCTATCCATCTGGCTTAGACGTTCCGGAGTAACCACCGGCGCTGAGTGGATTTCAACCCGATTTGGCAATCGAAACGGGGCGAGGCTTTCCCACGGCATAGTAGTCGTATTTGCTATCATCATGGGTTTAGGTTATCTGGCTTACGGATTCATCGGAATTGGAAAATTCATTGAAATCTTTGTACCCTGGGAAGTGGTGGCACCTTACATACCTTTTGATATCAGCCCTGATTATGTGCCCCATTTTTACGGCATCATATTCACCTGTTTTGCAGTCTTTTATTCTTTGCTCGGAGGTATGATGAGTATTGTCTGGGCCGATGTTGTACAATATTCCCTGATGGCCATATCAAGTATTGTGATCGGCGTCATTGCGATGAATGCGGTAGCGTCCCATCCACTGGCCGTACCGGATGGATGGATGACACCTTTTTTTGGAATGCATCTTGACCTGGACTGGACCAATATCTTAACCGAAGTAAATGCCAAGATTGCCAGTGACGGGTATAGCCTGTTTGGCATCTTTTTTATGATGATGGTCTTCAAAGGCGTATTGGTTTCACTCGCCGGTCCGGCGCCCAATTACGACATGCAGAAGATCCTGTCCACCCGTTCTCCCCGCGAGGCTGCATTGATGAGTGGGTCAGTAAGCCTGATCCTGATGCCGATAAGGTATTTCATGATCGCCGGGTTCGGTATCCTGGCTATTATATATTACGATCAGCTGGATCTGCTGGTAGGTGGTACCATTGATTTTGAGCAGATCCTGCCTTCAGCCATCCATGAGTTTGTACCGGTCGGGTTCCTGGGTTTATTGCTCGCCGGACTGCTCGCCGCGTTTATGTCAACATTTGCCGGCACCCTGAATGCTACGCAGGCATACATTGTGAATGATATCTATCTTAAGTTTATTAACCCGGAAGCACCCAATACCAAGATCAAATTCATCAATTATTTTGCCGGATTAATCATGGTAGCGGTCAGTATCCTACTTGGATTTTATGCCCGGGATGTAAATGACATTCTGCAGTGGATCGTATCAGGACTTTATGGCAGTTATGTGGCAGCCAATGTACTCAAATGGTATTGGTGGCGATTTAATGGACACGGTTTTTTCTACGGCATGCTCGGTGGCCTGGTACCTGCCCTCTCCTTCCGGTTTATTTTTCCGGGGGTACTGGACCTGTACACCTTCCCCTTAATGCTTCTAATTGCCACTGCAGGCTGTATCATCGGAACTTATCTTGCACCTCCGGTAAATGAAGACACACTGAAACAGTTTTACAAAACGGTGCGTCCGTGGGGTTTCTGGAAACCTATCCGGGAAAAAGTCATGGCTGAAGATCCCACATTTATCCCAAATCGCGATTTCAGGCGGGATACCTTCAATGTCGTAATAGGCACTATATGGCAAACGGCGTTGGTCATTTTCCCGATATATCTGGTGTTGCTGCAAACGGTGCCAATCATTATTACGGTTGCCGTAGCGATCATTTGCTCGGTTATCTTGAAAAAGACCTGGTTTGACAAATTACCGGAAGCTCCGGCAACAAAAACCGGAACTGCTCAAAATCCGGCACTATGA
- the mgrA gene encoding L-glyceraldehyde 3-phosphate reductase, with translation MAYLPAADRYDAMIYRRCGTSGLLLPAISLGLWHNFGGVDLFENGRSMIHHAFDRGITHFDLANNYGPPPGSAEENFGKMLAQDLGAYRDELVISTKAGYRMWPGPYGEWGSRKYVLSSLDQSLQRMGLDYVDIFYSHRRDPNTPLEETMGALDQAVRSGKAIYAGLSNYNPEDTSRAAAILRDLGTPCLIHQPKYSMFVRTPEEGLTDVLQEEGIGGIAFSPLAQGLLTDRYLYGIPAGSRAARPEGFLKTEQVSTEAVEKAKALNELAKQRGQSLAQMAIAWILRLPQMTSVLIGASSVQQLQTNLAALENVHFSPEELAAIDKILHH, from the coding sequence ATGGCTTATCTCCCTGCTGCTGACCGCTATGACGCCATGATCTATCGCCGCTGTGGTACAAGTGGACTTCTGTTGCCGGCGATTTCGTTAGGCCTTTGGCATAATTTCGGCGGTGTGGATCTCTTTGAAAACGGACGGTCAATGATCCATCATGCATTCGACCGGGGGATCACCCACTTTGACCTGGCCAATAATTACGGCCCGCCTCCGGGTTCGGCAGAGGAAAACTTTGGTAAAATGCTTGCTCAGGACCTGGGGGCTTACCGGGATGAGCTGGTCATATCCACCAAAGCAGGATATCGTATGTGGCCCGGCCCCTATGGAGAATGGGGTTCCCGGAAATATGTTTTGTCGAGCCTGGACCAAAGCTTGCAGCGGATGGGATTGGACTATGTGGACATCTTTTACAGTCACCGGCGTGATCCCAATACGCCCCTGGAAGAAACCATGGGAGCCCTCGATCAGGCCGTTCGCAGTGGTAAGGCTATCTATGCCGGATTGTCAAATTATAACCCAGAAGACACAAGTAGAGCAGCGGCAATCCTACGCGACCTGGGGACACCTTGCCTTATCCACCAACCAAAATACAGCATGTTTGTACGTACTCCCGAAGAAGGACTTACAGATGTATTGCAAGAGGAGGGTATCGGTGGCATCGCATTTTCCCCACTTGCTCAGGGATTACTCACGGATCGTTATCTGTATGGTATTCCTGCCGGATCACGGGCTGCCAGGCCGGAAGGTTTTTTGAAAACAGAACAGGTTTCCACCGAAGCAGTTGAGAAAGCCAAAGCGCTCAATGAGCTGGCAAAGCAACGTGGACAATCACTAGCTCAAATGGCCATTGCGTGGATACTCCGGTTGCCTCAAATGACCAGTGTATTGATCGGCGCCAGCAGTGTCCAACAATTGCAAACCAATCTTGCTGCTTTGGAAAATGTTCATTTCAGTCCGGAGGAGTTGGCTGCGATTGATAAAATTCTGCATCATTAA
- a CDS encoding tetratricopeptide repeat protein, with protein sequence MTKGKPKKKSKGSTRKRIVSTTLFSKTNLVILVAIAVAGFIAYSPILQGEFLNYDDELYITQNQPLTGFDLPSLFSGYIGNQYSPVAMSIMAFEIKMFGLQPGALKFFSIILHLLNGFLVFVFIKKLIRRDDIAVIISALFTVHTLQVESVAWLTASMKIGTYSLFSLASLISYLTYRQGSHRSQYYLSLVYFLLAGFCKEQAVVLPLLLMLIDYFQQRNWLSREALIEKIPFFIIALGIGMATMRVAGDMRGTGNALPYSILERLLFACMAFANYAWKEVLPVHLSTYYIYPPQGETPGYFYATPLFVVVVLWLLYYTWRKGLRLYFFGIAFFVINIVLTLFSQIFSVRDVIMADRYVYLSSIGFFLCLVQLIISKAEGLQWNKKYLYAGFGIYALLLTGLTWQRSKVWHDTVTMFSDAIDYRNARGYSGPTPTIALPYSNRGLAKKRAGDLEGAMSDYNAAIQANPGYPTGFLNRGNLYFLQNKPDLAIKDQNRAIELDPNNYLAYANRGAALASAGQYEPAIADFNKSLSLQPNFLDGLSNRALTYYTMGNNQAALKDVEQYLRINPNDANMQSFRQEIQAKLQ encoded by the coding sequence ATGACGAAAGGAAAACCAAAGAAAAAAAGTAAGGGGTCAACCCGTAAACGCATTGTGTCAACAACTCTCTTCTCCAAGACAAATCTGGTTATCCTGGTTGCCATAGCGGTTGCAGGTTTTATTGCCTATTCACCCATCCTCCAGGGTGAATTTCTCAATTACGATGATGAGTTATACATCACTCAAAATCAGCCCCTCACCGGATTTGACCTCCCATCCCTTTTTAGTGGTTACATCGGAAATCAATATTCTCCGGTTGCGATGTCCATTATGGCTTTTGAGATAAAGATGTTTGGATTACAACCGGGTGCTCTTAAGTTTTTCAGCATTATTCTGCATCTGCTGAATGGCTTTCTGGTCTTCGTTTTTATTAAGAAGCTGATTCGCCGGGATGACATTGCTGTCATCATCAGTGCTTTATTTACGGTACATACCTTGCAGGTCGAATCCGTGGCCTGGCTCACAGCCTCCATGAAAATTGGGACTTATAGCCTGTTTTCCCTGGCTTCATTGATCAGTTATCTTACCTATCGTCAAGGCAGCCACCGAAGTCAGTACTACCTTTCATTGGTCTATTTCCTACTAGCCGGTTTTTGCAAAGAACAGGCAGTGGTCCTTCCGCTCTTGTTGATGCTGATCGATTATTTCCAGCAACGCAATTGGTTATCCAGGGAGGCATTGATCGAAAAGATCCCTTTTTTCATCATTGCACTCGGTATCGGGATGGCAACCATGCGGGTCGCCGGAGACATGAGAGGTACGGGAAACGCTCTGCCCTACTCCATCCTCGAACGGTTATTATTTGCCTGTATGGCATTTGCAAATTATGCCTGGAAAGAGGTACTGCCTGTTCACCTTTCCACCTACTATATCTATCCGCCTCAGGGTGAAACACCCGGCTATTTTTACGCCACTCCCCTCTTCGTAGTAGTTGTATTATGGCTTCTTTACTACACCTGGCGTAAAGGCCTGCGGCTTTACTTTTTTGGAATCGCTTTTTTTGTTATTAATATCGTTCTGACCCTGTTCTCGCAGATCTTCTCCGTGCGGGACGTTATCATGGCGGACCGCTATGTGTATCTTTCCAGTATCGGATTTTTTCTCTGTTTGGTGCAATTAATTATCAGCAAGGCGGAGGGTTTACAGTGGAATAAAAAATACTTGTATGCCGGGTTTGGAATTTATGCCTTGTTACTGACAGGGCTTACCTGGCAGCGCTCCAAAGTTTGGCACGACACCGTCACCATGTTTAGCGATGCCATTGATTACCGGAATGCCAGGGGATATTCTGGACCTACCCCAACGATAGCACTTCCCTATTCCAACCGTGGTCTGGCTAAAAAGAGAGCAGGAGATCTGGAAGGCGCTATGTCAGATTACAATGCCGCTATCCAGGCTAATCCAGGTTATCCGACAGGGTTTCTCAACCGGGGTAATTTGTATTTTCTACAAAATAAACCCGATCTGGCCATTAAAGATCAAAACCGGGCTATTGAACTGGACCCCAATAACTACCTGGCTTATGCGAACCGTGGCGCTGCTCTTGCCAGTGCCGGCCAGTACGAACCAGCCATTGCCGATTTCAACAAGTCTTTATCACTACAGCCTAATTTCCTGGACGGACTGTCAAACCGGGCGCTAACCTACTATACCATGGGTAATAACCAGGCAGCTTTAAAGGATGTGGAACAGTATCTGCGCATCAATCCAAACGATGCGAATATGCAGTCTTTCAGACAGGAGATCCAGGCAAAGCTGCAATAA
- a CDS encoding U32 family peptidase, translating to MYLCGEYFKSLQLVKERIELMAPAGNFESMMAAIQGGADSVYFGIEQLNMRARATMNFTLEDLGEIARVCNQHGVKSYITLNTILYDHDLSLMRRIVDEAASQGISAIIASDQAAIGYARSKGVPVHISTQVNISNIETIKFYALFADVMVLARELSMIQMREITQTIEREKITGPSGELVRIEVFAHGALCMAISGKCYLSLHTHNSSANRGVCIQNCRRQYEVKDRDEGHEFHIENEYIMSPKDLNTLPFLDQLLDTGIDVLKIEGRGRAPEYVKSVTQAYRQAIDSVIAGTFTPEKVDGWMSEVEQVYNRGFWGGYYLGKKLGEWSDTYGSKATTKKVYLGKSLHYFPRVHVGEFKMESHKLNKGDKLLITGPVTGVLEFTADEIRVDDQPVDTIEQGVSFSIKVPDKVRPSDKLYKIVDA from the coding sequence ATGTACCTTTGCGGTGAATATTTTAAATCGCTGCAATTGGTAAAAGAAAGGATTGAGCTCATGGCTCCCGCCGGAAATTTTGAATCCATGATGGCGGCTATCCAGGGTGGAGCTGATTCGGTTTATTTCGGAATCGAACAATTGAACATGCGCGCCCGCGCCACAATGAACTTTACCCTGGAAGACCTGGGTGAAATCGCCCGTGTTTGCAATCAGCATGGGGTCAAGTCCTACATTACATTGAATACCATCCTATACGATCATGATCTGAGCCTGATGCGCCGCATTGTTGATGAAGCGGCAAGTCAGGGCATTTCTGCGATCATTGCCTCGGATCAGGCTGCCATCGGTTATGCCAGGTCCAAAGGTGTGCCTGTGCATATTTCGACACAGGTCAATATCTCCAACATAGAGACCATCAAGTTTTATGCACTTTTTGCCGATGTGATGGTTCTGGCTCGTGAACTCTCTATGATCCAAATGCGTGAAATTACCCAGACCATCGAACGTGAAAAGATCACCGGACCTTCCGGGGAATTGGTACGGATCGAGGTGTTCGCTCATGGCGCATTATGTATGGCCATTTCCGGCAAATGCTATCTGAGCCTGCACACCCATAATTCGTCTGCCAACCGCGGGGTTTGTATTCAGAATTGCCGCCGGCAATATGAAGTCAAAGACCGCGATGAGGGCCATGAATTCCACATCGAGAATGAATACATCATGTCTCCGAAGGACCTGAATACATTGCCATTCCTGGATCAACTGCTGGATACCGGAATCGATGTACTCAAGATCGAAGGCAGGGGCCGTGCTCCGGAATACGTCAAGTCGGTGACCCAGGCATACCGGCAGGCTATCGATTCCGTGATTGCAGGAACCTTTACTCCGGAAAAAGTAGACGGTTGGATGAGCGAAGTGGAACAGGTCTATAACCGGGGATTCTGGGGTGGCTATTACCTTGGGAAGAAACTGGGAGAATGGTCTGATACGTACGGTTCAAAGGCAACTACTAAAAAGGTTTACCTGGGTAAAAGTCTCCATTATTTTCCTCGAGTTCATGTGGGTGAATTTAAGATGGAAAGCCATAAATTGAATAAAGGGGATAAACTGTTGATCACCGGACCGGTAACCGGTGTTCTGGAGTTTACAGCCGATGAGATCCGGGTGGATGATCAGCCCGTTGACACCATCGAACAAGGTGTATCCTTTTCCATCAAGGTGCCTGATAAGGTAAGGCCGTCCGATAAGCTGTACAAAATCGTGGATGCCTGA